A single Oryzias melastigma strain HK-1 linkage group LG24, ASM292280v2, whole genome shotgun sequence DNA region contains:
- the snap25a gene encoding synaptosomal-associated protein 25-A isoform X2 — translation MADDADMRNELSDMQQRADQLADESLESTRRMLQLVEESKDAGIRTLVMLDEQGEQLDRVEDGMNHINQDMKEAEKNLKDLGKCCGLFICPCNKMKSGASKAWGNNQDGVVASQPARVVDEREQMAISGGFIRRVTDDARENEMDENLEQVGGIIGNLRHMALDMGNEIDTQNRQIDRIMEKADSNKTRIDEANQRATKMLGSG, via the exons ATGGCAGATGACGCAGACATGCGCAATGAGCTGTCAGACATGCAGCAGCGGGCTGACCAGCTGGCCGACGAG TCACTGGAGAGCACTCGCCGCATGCTGCAGCTGGTGGAGGAG AGCAAAGATGCCGGCATCAGGACTTTGGTCATGCTGGATGAGCAGGGAG AGCAACTCGATCGTGTCGAAGATGGCATGAACCATATCAACCAAGACATGAAGGAAGCCGagaaaaatttaaaagatttaggGAAATGCTGTGGGCTTTTCATATGTCCATGTAACAA GATGAAGAGCGGTGCCAGCAAGGCCTGGGGGAACAACCAGGACGGGGTGGTGGCCAGCCAGCCCGCCCGCGTGGTGGACGAGCGTGAACAGATGGCCATCAGCGGAGGATTCATTCGTAG GGTAACAGACGACGCTCGGGAAAATGAGATGGACGAGAACCTGGAGCAGGTGGGCGGCATCATCGGCAACCTGCGCCACATGGCCCTGGACATGGGCAACGAGATCGACACCCAGAACCGCCAGATCGACAGGATCATGGAGAAG GCTGATTCCAACAAGACTAGGATTGACGAAGCCAACCAGCGTGCCACAAAGATGCTGGGCAGTGGCTAA
- the snap25a gene encoding synaptosomal-associated protein 25-A isoform X1 has protein sequence MADDADMRNELSDMQQRADQLADESLESTRRMLQLVEESKDAGIRTLVMLDEQGEQLERIEEGMDQINKDMKDAEKNLNDLGKFCGLCSCPCNKMKSGASKAWGNNQDGVVASQPARVVDEREQMAISGGFIRRVTDDARENEMDENLEQVGGIIGNLRHMALDMGNEIDTQNRQIDRIMEKADSNKTRIDEANQRATKMLGSG, from the exons ATGGCAGATGACGCAGACATGCGCAATGAGCTGTCAGACATGCAGCAGCGGGCTGACCAGCTGGCCGACGAG TCACTGGAGAGCACTCGCCGCATGCTGCAGCTGGTGGAGGAG AGCAAAGATGCCGGCATCAGGACTTTGGTCATGCTGGATGAGCAGGGAG AGCAACTGGAGCGCATCGAGGAGGGAATGGACCAAATCAATAAGGACATGAAGGATGCAGAAAAGAATTTGAACGATCTAGGGAAATTCTGTGGTCTTTGCTCCTGTCCATGCAACAA GATGAAGAGCGGTGCCAGCAAGGCCTGGGGGAACAACCAGGACGGGGTGGTGGCCAGCCAGCCCGCCCGCGTGGTGGACGAGCGTGAACAGATGGCCATCAGCGGAGGATTCATTCGTAG GGTAACAGACGACGCTCGGGAAAATGAGATGGACGAGAACCTGGAGCAGGTGGGCGGCATCATCGGCAACCTGCGCCACATGGCCCTGGACATGGGCAACGAGATCGACACCCAGAACCGCCAGATCGACAGGATCATGGAGAAG GCTGATTCCAACAAGACTAGGATTGACGAAGCCAACCAGCGTGCCACAAAGATGCTGGGCAGTGGCTAA